The Antechinus flavipes isolate AdamAnt ecotype Samford, QLD, Australia chromosome 4, AdamAnt_v2, whole genome shotgun sequence genomic interval TGGTTTACTTAAAGTGAGGAACTCCTATGTTAATAATATGCTGCCTCACAGGAATTcagaaagaatttcaaagcaCTTTGAGAATTAGAAATGCATATAAGTATTTGAGGGATGACCCAATATTATTGGTTCTATCTTTACCTGGGGAAATTGAAGAAGGCAGTGAAGGAAGATATTCCCAAGGCATGGGACATATTAATAGCAAAGCCAAGAAATGAATCCAGGCCTCCTGATagcagtttttatttcttcagactGGGCAAACATTATGCTCCTGTACCTACGGTGTCCAAAGACATCTCcagtttgggggtggggaggggaaggaagagacgTCCTGTAACAAGGATGGTATGGTGACACCACTTTCTATGATCACTTAAATAATGGGAAAGTCAATGCTATCACTTGCAAAGACAAGTAAGTGTTAAACCAAAGGTCCCTCATTATgatatttttccaaagaaaaactcCCTCATGATTTTGGAATAGATGGGAAATGATATAGAAAATATGAAGAGGAATTAATACAGCTTGCTTAGCATGTGAGAGGAAGTAAGAACAATCAGTCAATAACCATTTTAGATCCTACTAATGTACTGGGGGCatagaatgccaggcttggaggcaggaaaattaatcttcccaaattcaaatttggcctcagacactaactagctgtgtcatcctggacaaattatttaagcctgtttgcctcagtttccttgcctgtaaaatgaagcagaaaaggatatggcaaatcgattcagtatttttgccaagaaaaccccaagtggggtcacaaagaattggacatgactgaaaaacaactgaacaacaactatgtgtcaggcattgtattAGGTGCTGGGAATATAGAAGAAAGTAAGAGATGTCACTGATCAAAAGAATCTCAGAATATAAGACAGGAATGGgcaattatatacaaagtaaaaagcaggaaaaattggaaataatcattcTCCACTCTggcatgttatatatgtacatgtgtatgtgtaagtgtatgtgtaagcatatgtatatctatatctatatagatgaatatatatttatgacatggacatatatgtgtgtttgtacacacacatatatgtccatgtcataaatattttggtgcTAATGCTGCTTGACACCAGCCATTATAGATTTGGAGAGGTTGGGCCATCAAAGCATTCTGGGAGTGCATTTAACGGGTACAGGTTGAGAAGTGTGAAAAATTGGCTTAGCGTCTGTACCCTTGTGGTATGGAAGCTTGCCTGTTCAGTCCTTATCTTCCTGTGAGGAAGCCTTGAGCAAGCCCTGTACTCAgaatctctatttcctcatctgtcaaaattAGTAAATAGAACCTGATGATCTCCAAGTTTTGGAGAtccatggattcaaatccaaaagAACAGGCAGCTTTCAGGTACTCCAAATAATTGTGTTTCCCACATCCTTCACAGTCACTCCTGGTTTGCTGCTAGTGAGCCTTCAGGTGGAGCCACGAGGCAGAGACCCATAGCTCTCTCAGCTGACTTGCCAGCGCTGGAGTctgtttattatctcattctttttgttgggGAGCATCTCATACACTGTCCATCCAACCTGCCAAATTGTATGTGGTTAAAACAAAGCTTGAGTTTTGTGTAATTACATAGTGTTGCTCTAGATATTCATGGAAATAAATTTTACAGAGTTTTGAAATTTCCAATTCAGATTCCATGGTACAGGACAGAATCTGATTATCCCAGCTGGATCTGCTCTGGGCTGGTCTATGTTGCATGTGATTGTATTGGGAAGTGAAGGACTGAAGGAATGAGTGGGGAGAGGAACAAGTTTCTAAATCACAACCCTGTCCCTTTACATACATCCAGACCCAGTGTGTAACAAGATTTGCTTTTTTCTATACTTGCTTTACTACCCATTCATTCAATCACTGACTTTCATATTAGTTTCAAATATAGAAACCACCTGCACTCACAACACAGAAACTGTAATgtaacaaacaataaatatttgttgactaattAACTACACTTTGAACTCACTTCCAATGCTCTActcttcctctttgtttttttccaacaAAAAAATCAGGTCACATTTTTGATGGGAAAACAACAGTTAAAAAATTTTCTCAGTGACCACTCCTAAGCTACTCTCTCAACCACCAAATCAACAGCGCCACTCCCAAGGCCATATTCCACCATTTTCAATACCTTCACAGAGAAAAGGACAACTGCCTTTCCCTGCAACACTGGgacattgttcttttctttcatttaccatctgcatccaaaactCTTAGTGCTTTAGGAGCTACTGGATGATGTAGTTGTAGAGTActggatatataataataaaagcattgCTATGATGATTCAAAAGAGATATCTATAGCTTAATCTGTATCTATATGCATACCTATATAACATGCATATAAGtctaaatattacatatatttatatgtgcatctgtatgatgtgtatgtatatatattctgcaCACATAAATTGTGTTTTTATATGCAAATAGGTATGCATATAGGGATATATCTTtatataacaaccctgtgaggtaaatgatgtgtgtgtatatgtatatatatatatgcatttaaatatacacatgtacatgcacattcacatacatgtgcatgtatataacGAAACCTAAAAGTGCCATCTAAATAATTATTgctatttaacatacattttaacatattcatATTGGAcgacctgccatctgggggagggggtgggaaggaggggaaaatttggaacaaagttttgcaagggtcagtgttgaaaatttacatatatatatgttttataaataaaaagctttaattaaaaaagaaaaaataaatattattgctaaatatcTTCCTAGAATTTGACTACCTTATCCACCCAAGCTGTAGGTTCCACTGAAGTCTTCCCTATCAGCAAAGCACTCCCTAGGTGCCCAAACTCTTGATGTTTTTTACCGTCTTCCTTcaaggatccatgatttcattggtgagAGTACACTTTCCAGAGAGGCAAATCTTGACTGATCTATACCTTCATAGGTTTCAGaaatctcatcagctcctatcAAAGCTTGTGGAAACAAGTCTCTCTGAACTTAGCTAACTGCCTGGTTCTCAAATGAGAAATAGGACATCTGTCACCAGGCTGGAACTTGAAGTCTTTCCAACTTGAAATCTTTCCAGCTTGACCATAGTTGTCATAACCCTTGCCAATTCCCTATCACCTCCATTCCGCAATGAAGCATGGGAATGGTACTTTGGCGCTATTAATGattcaaatatatgcaattttaatGATAAATAAGTGGCGATTTTGAGTTTTAACCATAATGACTCACTCAGGGTTTTTGTGTAGTCTCCTGGCTCTCAATAgatctcccctcctcttcttctcctatCTGCAGAGGTGGCGGTGCTCTTGCTTGCCGCTGAGAAGAGATGGGTGACTGGAGCTTCCTCGGGGAGTTCCTGGAAGAGGTCCACAAACATTCTACGGTGATCGGCAAAGTCTGGCTGACCGTGCTCTTCATCTTCCGCATGCTAGTGCTGGGCACTGCGGCCGAGTCCTCCTGGGGGGACGAGCAAGCCGACTTCCAGTGTGACACATTACAGCCCGGCTGTGAGAACGTCTGCTACGACCAAGCCTTCCCCATCTCCCACATCCGATACTGGGTGCTCCAGATCATCTTCGTCTCCACCCCGTCGCTGCTGTACATGGGCCACGCAATGCATACCGTCCGCATGGAGGAGAAGCGGAAGCTGAAGGAGGCAGAGAAGAACAAGGAGTCCAAAGGCGCGGACACCTATGCGTATCAGACAGAGAAGGCTGAGCTGTCCTGCAGGGAAGAGCTGGATGGAAAGATCATCCTTCAGGGCACGCTGCTCAACACCTACGTCTGCAGCATCCTCATCCGGACCGCCATGGAGGTGGCTTTCATTGTGGGCCAGTACTTCCTCTATGGGATCTTCCTGGAGACCCTACACGTCTGCCGCAGGAAACCCTGCCCACACCCCGTTAACTGCTACGTGTCTCGGCCCACTGAGAAGAACGTTTTCATCGTCTTCATGCTGGCTGTGGGGGGcctgtctctctgcctcagtctGGTGGAACTCTACCATCTGGGCTGGAAGAAAGCCAAGCGTCACTTTGCCCAGCCTTGCCCCGTCAGGGTGGAGGCCAGCCTTCCTCCGCCTCCGCCAGGAGGGGTCC includes:
- the GJA5 gene encoding gap junction alpha-5 protein, coding for MGDWSFLGEFLEEVHKHSTVIGKVWLTVLFIFRMLVLGTAAESSWGDEQADFQCDTLQPGCENVCYDQAFPISHIRYWVLQIIFVSTPSLLYMGHAMHTVRMEEKRKLKEAEKNKESKGADTYAYQTEKAELSCREELDGKIILQGTLLNTYVCSILIRTAMEVAFIVGQYFLYGIFLETLHVCRRKPCPHPVNCYVSRPTEKNVFIVFMLAVGGLSLCLSLVELYHLGWKKAKRHFAQPCPVRVEASLPPPPPGGVQNCTPPPDFNECVEGSPNRKFYGSHFSNNLASRQNTDNLATEQVQGREEAAGRAFLHMQYAEGPEMANGVPNAHRLPHSYHTDKRRLSKASSKARSDDLSV